A DNA window from Xiphias gladius isolate SHS-SW01 ecotype Sanya breed wild chromosome 3, ASM1685928v1, whole genome shotgun sequence contains the following coding sequences:
- the cenpx gene encoding centromere protein X, which yields MAEKGAEFGFKKDTVSKLLSSSFKEEKTKLSGDAALLVAEMLKIFVQEAAVRSQKQAESEDCDRVDIEHFEKILPQLLLDF from the exons ATGGCGGAGAAGGGAGCAGAATTTGGCTTCAAAAAG GACACAGTAAGCAAACTTTTGTCAAGTTCCttcaaggaggaaaaaacaaaac TAAGCGGCGATGCTGCGCTGCTCGTGGCGGAGATGCTAAAAATATTTGTCCAAG AGGCGGCCGTGAGATCCCAGAAACAAGCCGAATCCGAGGACTGTGACCGAGTGGATATCGAGCACTTTGAGAAGATCCTGCCTCAGCTG CTACTGGACTTTTAA
- the LOC120786162 gene encoding heterogeneous nuclear ribonucleoproteins A1 homolog produces MTSDNTELKKASQRRVYISLPKKYMAGLAEHYELDHGLVIKDLNPYLNEGYIRAYFREWGTVTACKIKKCPNSEKNKAVAYVRFCAEDEADRADWAGPHFIGGSEVEVKRVVSPKAEEDSEEEVDTVPAVPRPRRSMGLGYILEDAQWLDDDESD; encoded by the exons ATGACCTCTG ATAACACGGAATTGAAGAAAGCATCTCAAAGAAGAGTGTACATCAGTCTCCCGAAGAAATACATGGCTGGTTTGGCTGAACACTATGAATTA GACCATGGACTGGTTATAAAAGATCTGAACCCTTATTTAAATGAAGGATATATACGAGCTTACTTTAGAGAATGGGGCACCGTCACAGCGTGCAAG ATTAAGAAGTGCCCCAACTCTGAGAAAAATAAGGCAGTTGCCTATGTGAGGTTTTGTGCAGAAGATGAAGCAGACAGAGCAGACTGGGCTGGTCCTCACTTTATTGGAGGCAGTGAAGTGGAAGTGAAAAGAGTTGTTAGTCCAAAG GCGGAGGAGGATTCAGAGGAGGAGGTCGACACAGTCCCTGCTGTACCGCGACCACGGCGTTCAATGGGTCTGGGCTACATACTTGAAGATGCTCAGTGGTTGGATGACGATGAAAGTGACTaa